Genomic DNA from Segatella copri:
TCACCAAAGGCATCCTTCCATTTCCCCTTGAAGACAAATGTGCGCTTTTTCTGCTTCAACACCTCTTTCACTGTCAATGCTCTCATTTCTTGATGCTTTTGATTTTCTTCACTCTTCTCACGCTCTTCTTCACTCTTCTCAGGTCGTACTCACAGCCATCGGCCTCTGTTATCACTTCCTCGATGTCCTTGCGGTCACTCAGTCCGTTTGCCGTACAGATAGCGTACACGTCCTGGGGAGTCGTGTCGTCCAGCTCGAAGTACTTTCGACCGATACGGCTGTAGAACTCCTTGTAGCCACGCTTCTTGCATCTTAGGCCACGGCTTATGCGTGTCTTGATGTAATCGGTGGAGAGGAACACCACGCCACATTTGTCCTCAATCTTATTGTAGAGGCTGATGAAATACTGAAAGACGCTTTCAATGAGTTTGTCTGCCTCGTCGAACACCAGGAGAGGGGCATCCATCTGAATCAGCTCGTTTTGGATGGTTATCCATAACTCCCTAACCGTGTACCCATCGGTGCGGATGCCCATCTTGTGGGCTATCTCTCTCACAAAGTCGCCCTTGTGGAGGTCTTCTGAGCAAAGGATGTAGAACACCTCACGGTTTTCCTCACCGTAGATCTTTGCCGTGGTGGTCTTGCCACTTCCAGCTTCGCCCACCACCCAGGTCACGTTTTTGTCGTTCTGGGCATCACGCATGGCAAGGGTGATGTCATGGAAGGCATGTGTCTCCACAATCTGCCAGCCCTCATCGTTGCCACCCACCGTGCCAACCTGGTCGCTTACCTTGCGCCACATGTCTTCGCTGATGTTCTCCCACTTGCCGTTGAGGATGTTGCTCACGGTTCCTGCACTTGTGCCCTTCATGCTTGCCACGGCCTTGTTTTGGCTCGCAAACTTTGACACATACATTCTCAGTCTGCCTGTTATCTGTTCCTTTTCCTTGTTTGTAAACTCCATGATTCAGTTCCTTTCTTTATTTTAAATTGTTATTACATTTTTCCCATTGTCTTGGTATCGTCAAACTCCACCACCTGGCAAATATTATCCCAGTCGATGTTGCTCACTTTCTTGGTCACCTTGCCGATGCTCAGTTCTTCTGGCTGACCTCTGTATTTCCTTGTGCGTCGGTCTATCTGTCTTTGCACCTCCTTGCTCACACCCTTCAGCTTTGGTGTCTGCAAGCCGTGCTGTTCAGGAGCCACGCCCTCGTCATACTCGATTTGCCTTGCCTCCACTTGTCGCTCTATGCGACTTTGCTCGGTTGCCTCACGCTGTTGCCTGATGAAAAGAGCCTCGCCCTCGGTCTGTTCCTGTATGGCTCGGTGTATCACCATGTATGGCTCAGCCACTCTCTCAAATCTAAGCTGTCCTGCTTTGTCCTTCCAGTAGAGGCGAATGCTTGTGAAGTCGTATGGATCATATTTCACCACAAACTTCTGATAGGTGTGCTTTCTTCTCCATTCCAGATCTGGCACTCCAGGGCTGCTCATCACCTCATAGGTTCGCTTCTTGCCCTTGATGGTTATCTCAATGCCACTGGAGGTGAAGGTGCTCATGCGGTCTGCCTGTACCCAGAACATTTCCACCATGTCGCTCACTGTCACCACTGGGGTCTCAGGGTTCATGCTCTTCTCATACATGTCGATTCTCCTTTCTCCAGTGGCAGGGTGTGGCATTTCGTTCCATTCCTTCCTTGCCTCCAGATAGATGGCTTTCAGTTCGTCGTATGTTGGAAGGCTGTCCTTGTTTGCCTCGATGAACTCCAAGTTCGGGCGGCTCGTTTCCTTCTTGGTGGTGATGTTCTGTCCTGTAAAGTTCCATTCCTTGTGAAGTACCTGGCTCTGTAGCCTGTAGAAGAGGTTCTCGATCGTCTTGCTCGCTCCGTTGTATGGGGTGGTGGTACGATGGATGTGGCATAGCTTCTTGAAGAACTCCTGGTTCTCCAGCTTCTTATGGCCACCTTGGTTGTCATACACGATTTCGTAGGGCTTGTGTCCGCTCACCTGTATGGCCATCCTGTAGCTCATGTACTGGGCTTCATAGTCCTCGCTGTCACTGATGCAGAAACCAAGGAGACATTCTGAGTAAGCATCTATCACCTCATACACGCTCGTGGTTCTCACCTTGCCATCCTCATCCTTGTAGTAGAGGTTGAGCTTCGTGCCGTCACCATACCAGAGGGCATCCCTCATCTGTGGAAGTTGGGTCTTGTGTCTGCGGTCAAACTTTTGGTGTGCCTTCTGCTCGCCATGTACGGCATCATACCACAATGGCTGCACGGCTGCACTGTCAAGCCATATCTTCAAGCTGCGGATGCTCTTCAGGGGCTTCCACCCACGGCTCTCACACTCTTGGTTGAACTGGGTGAAAATCTGAGAGTCTGTCAGCACTGGCACACGGCTTCTTTTCAGTGCCACGAGTCTTCTGCCAGCTTCCTCTGTTATCTTCACCGTGTTCTTATTGCCTATCTTGCCACTTATCAGTGAGGGATAGCCATCCTTCTTGAAGGTGCTCATCTTCACTTTCAATCGAGCGAGGTTCTTGGGGAGTGTATGTCCAAAGGCTTCCCTCATCTTCTCGCTTTGCTTGAACACGATGCTCCAGAGGTCGCTTCTTCTGCCACCACCCAGGGCATGTGTCGTGGCTTGCAGGTCATTCATCCTGGCAAGGAGCATTTTCAGCACGCTTGCGTTCTGGGTGTATTCGTCGATGAGCTTCTGTGAAAGTCTTGTTTGAACACCATTCAAATCGTATTCAAACGACTCGTAAAACTTACGAGCTTCCTCATCCACCTGCATGTAGTCCTTCAACTCTTGTCGCTCCAACACGTCCTTGGGGTCGCCATATTTCTCCACGAATCTCATTCTGTACTTCTTGGGAAGGGAGGCATACACATACAGGGCATAGTTTCCTTCTCCTCTTGCTTGTCGGGCGCATTGGATGTTGCCACGATTGACATTTTTGATGAGAGTGTCACCCTTGATGACAGGCTCGTCACCACCAGTTAGCTCCTCGAAGGTCACACACAGTATCTTGTTGTAAAACTCCATTCCGTTATTTGTTTAATATTCTTGTATGTTTTTACTCTTCTATCCCATCACCAGGCACACCTCTCAAGGCGATGGCACTGGCAAGGAAGTTCACAATCACGGCAAACACACACAATACGTCACTTCTGTCAAAAGACAATGCGCAAAGCATCACAAAGCTCACCAAGAACCAAATCAATCTCAGTTTCATGGCAAGGGCAAGGCTGAGAAACCATTTCCATTCCTTACCATATATCAGTCTAAATGCTTCCTTCATAATTCTTTATTTTTGAGGATCCAACTTATCGCCTACAGGTATGCCACCAAAATCCTTGATGGCCATGTATCTCACCCTTCTTGCCAGGTGAGAGTCCTTCTTGTAGTTGAGCGATTTACTAACCATTTCGGGTGTAATACCCATCAGTGTGGCTATTCTTTTGCCAACACCATGACCTACGATGATTCTTTTATTCATGCCTTTTTATGTTAAATTCCTATTATTTTTACCTTTTCTCGCCAATATTTTGTATCTTTGGCGACGTGTTCAATTATTAAACACGCTGCAAAGATAAACAAAATGTAGATATTAACAAAAGTTTTGGAGATATTTTTATCAACAAAATGTAGATTTTAACATATTATGGATAAAAAAACGATGTTAGAAGCTTTGATTTCTCATTTTACAAATGGAAATAAAGCACAATTTGCTAAGCTATTAGGCGTATCTCCACAAACTATCAGTGCGTGGATAGCCAGAAATACATTCGATTCTGAATTAATATACGCAAAATGTAGATATATCAATCCTTCTTGGCTATTGACAGGTCAAGGTAATATGCTAACCAATGATGAAAACACACAAAATGTGAAATCCAGTCGTGAGGCCATTCCTGCTATAGATGGAATGCCAAATGACATAAAACCGATTCCTTTGGTAACAGAGC
This window encodes:
- a CDS encoding AAA family ATPase, with protein sequence MEFTNKEKEQITGRLRMYVSKFASQNKAVASMKGTSAGTVSNILNGKWENISEDMWRKVSDQVGTVGGNDEGWQIVETHAFHDITLAMRDAQNDKNVTWVVGEAGSGKTTTAKIYGEENREVFYILCSEDLHKGDFVREIAHKMGIRTDGYTVRELWITIQNELIQMDAPLLVFDEADKLIESVFQYFISLYNKIEDKCGVVFLSTDYIKTRISRGLRCKKRGYKEFYSRIGRKYFELDDTTPQDVYAICTANGLSDRKDIEEVITEADGCEYDLRRVKKSVRRVKKIKSIKK
- a CDS encoding transposase family protein, coding for MEFYNKILCVTFEELTGGDEPVIKGDTLIKNVNRGNIQCARQARGEGNYALYVYASLPKKYRMRFVEKYGDPKDVLERQELKDYMQVDEEARKFYESFEYDLNGVQTRLSQKLIDEYTQNASVLKMLLARMNDLQATTHALGGGRRSDLWSIVFKQSEKMREAFGHTLPKNLARLKVKMSTFKKDGYPSLISGKIGNKNTVKITEEAGRRLVALKRSRVPVLTDSQIFTQFNQECESRGWKPLKSIRSLKIWLDSAAVQPLWYDAVHGEQKAHQKFDRRHKTQLPQMRDALWYGDGTKLNLYYKDEDGKVRTTSVYEVIDAYSECLLGFCISDSEDYEAQYMSYRMAIQVSGHKPYEIVYDNQGGHKKLENQEFFKKLCHIHRTTTPYNGASKTIENLFYRLQSQVLHKEWNFTGQNITTKKETSRPNLEFIEANKDSLPTYDELKAIYLEARKEWNEMPHPATGERRIDMYEKSMNPETPVVTVSDMVEMFWVQADRMSTFTSSGIEITIKGKKRTYEVMSSPGVPDLEWRRKHTYQKFVVKYDPYDFTSIRLYWKDKAGQLRFERVAEPYMVIHRAIQEQTEGEALFIRQQREATEQSRIERQVEARQIEYDEGVAPEQHGLQTPKLKGVSKEVQRQIDRRTRKYRGQPEELSIGKVTKKVSNIDWDNICQVVEFDDTKTMGKM